One region of Halomonas huangheensis genomic DNA includes:
- the leuS gene encoding leucine--tRNA ligase gives MDAQYKPHDIEHNAQTFWTENQCFKAIEDANREKFYCLSMFPYPSGKLHMGHVRNYTIGDVVTRFQRMQGRNVLQPMGWDAFGMPAENAAIKNQVPPGKWTYENIDYMRNQLKALGFAYDWDREFATCDVDYYRWEQWFFARLVDKGLVYKKMSTVNWDPVDQTVLANEQVIDGCGWRSGAPVERKEIPLWFLKITDYADELLADLDNVEWPEQVKTMQRNWIGKSRGVELSFEVEGDEPLEVYTTRPDTLMGVTYVAVAAGHPLARKAAQGNPELAGFVEECAQGGTSEAALATMEKRGMDTGFEAVHPLTGRRVPVYVANFVLMEYGTGAVMAVPGHDQRDWEFATRYNLPIEPVIADAEGNSPDLSEAAWVEHGKLINSGEFDGLEFQAAFDAIAARLEQQGCGTVKTNYRLRDWGVARQRYWGAPIPVKYGPEGQTVPLTDDELPVALPLEVTVDASGSPLKKMPEFSDLGDGWTRETDTFDTFMESSWYYARFCCADNDQAMLDDRANYWLPVDLYIGGIEHAILHLLYARFFHKLMRDFGLVESDEPFKRLLTQGMVIAETFYRPLDNGGREWFNPADVEVERDDKGRPLRAILSSDGKPVEMGGIEKMSKSKNNGVDPQSMIDRFGADTVRLFMMFAAPPEQSLEWSDSGVEGANRFLKRLWRLVAEHVEAGQPGELDAANLDDAQRELRRKTHETIAKAGDDIGRRTTFNTAIAAVMELSNAIGRFTDTSPQGLAVTREAVEACVLLLAPITPHACHALWRELGHAEAVIDADWPQVDESALTRDSVEIVVQVNGKLRARIEVPADAAKDAIEAQAMGEENVQRHIDGKTVRKVIVVPGKLVNVVAN, from the coding sequence ATGGACGCTCAATACAAGCCACACGACATTGAACACAACGCCCAGACATTCTGGACCGAGAACCAGTGCTTCAAGGCAATTGAGGACGCCAATCGCGAAAAGTTCTATTGCCTATCGATGTTTCCGTATCCCAGCGGCAAGCTGCATATGGGGCATGTTCGCAACTACACCATCGGCGATGTCGTCACGCGTTTCCAGCGCATGCAGGGCCGCAATGTACTGCAGCCGATGGGCTGGGATGCCTTTGGCATGCCGGCGGAGAACGCCGCGATCAAGAATCAGGTACCACCGGGCAAGTGGACCTACGAGAACATTGATTACATGCGCAACCAGTTGAAGGCGCTTGGTTTCGCCTACGACTGGGATCGCGAATTTGCGACCTGCGATGTCGACTATTACCGCTGGGAGCAGTGGTTCTTCGCCCGCCTCGTCGACAAGGGGCTGGTGTACAAGAAGATGTCCACGGTCAACTGGGACCCTGTCGATCAGACGGTACTCGCCAACGAGCAGGTCATCGACGGTTGTGGCTGGCGATCCGGCGCTCCCGTCGAGCGCAAGGAAATCCCGTTGTGGTTCCTCAAGATCACCGATTACGCCGATGAGCTGCTGGCCGATCTCGACAATGTCGAGTGGCCCGAGCAGGTCAAGACCATGCAGCGCAACTGGATCGGCAAGTCACGCGGTGTCGAACTGTCGTTCGAGGTTGAGGGTGATGAGCCGCTCGAGGTCTACACCACCCGGCCCGATACCCTGATGGGTGTGACCTATGTCGCCGTGGCCGCAGGCCATCCGCTGGCCCGCAAGGCCGCCCAGGGTAACCCGGAGCTGGCCGGTTTCGTCGAGGAATGCGCTCAGGGCGGCACCTCCGAAGCCGCACTGGCCACCATGGAAAAGCGCGGCATGGATACCGGCTTCGAGGCGGTGCATCCGCTGACAGGTCGCCGTGTACCCGTCTATGTTGCCAACTTCGTGCTGATGGAATACGGCACCGGTGCCGTCATGGCCGTGCCGGGTCACGACCAGCGTGACTGGGAATTCGCCACCCGCTACAACCTGCCGATCGAGCCAGTCATCGCCGATGCCGAAGGCAACAGCCCCGATCTGAGTGAAGCGGCCTGGGTCGAACACGGCAAGTTGATCAATTCCGGCGAATTCGACGGTCTCGAATTCCAGGCGGCTTTCGATGCCATCGCCGCGCGCCTCGAGCAGCAGGGTTGCGGCACCGTCAAGACCAACTACCGTCTGCGTGACTGGGGTGTCGCTCGCCAGCGCTACTGGGGTGCGCCGATTCCGGTCAAATACGGCCCCGAAGGCCAGACCGTACCGCTCACCGACGACGAGCTGCCGGTGGCTCTGCCGCTGGAAGTCACTGTCGATGCCTCCGGGTCACCGCTCAAGAAGATGCCGGAGTTCTCCGACCTGGGCGACGGCTGGACCCGTGAGACCGATACCTTCGACACCTTCATGGAGTCCTCCTGGTATTACGCACGTTTCTGCTGTGCCGATAATGACCAGGCGATGCTGGATGACCGCGCCAATTACTGGCTGCCGGTGGATCTGTATATCGGCGGCATCGAACACGCCATTCTTCACCTGCTGTACGCGCGCTTCTTCCACAAGCTGATGCGTGATTTCGGCCTGGTCGAGTCTGACGAGCCGTTCAAACGTCTGCTGACGCAAGGCATGGTTATCGCTGAAACCTTCTATCGTCCGCTGGATAACGGCGGCCGCGAGTGGTTCAACCCGGCCGATGTCGAGGTCGAACGCGATGACAAGGGTCGTCCGCTGCGCGCCATACTGAGCAGTGATGGCAAACCGGTGGAAATGGGCGGCATCGAAAAGATGTCCAAGTCCAAGAACAACGGTGTCGATCCGCAATCGATGATCGACCGCTTCGGCGCCGACACCGTGCGCCTGTTCATGATGTTCGCCGCTCCGCCCGAGCAATCTCTCGAATGGTCCGACTCGGGTGTCGAGGGTGCCAACCGCTTCCTCAAGCGCCTGTGGCGCCTGGTCGCCGAGCATGTTGAGGCTGGCCAGCCGGGTGAACTGGACGCTGCGAACCTGGACGATGCTCAGCGCGAGCTACGCCGCAAGACCCACGAGACCATCGCCAAGGCCGGTGACGACATCGGTCGCCGCACCACCTTCAACACTGCCATCGCCGCAGTGATGGAGCTGAGCAACGCCATTGGTCGCTTTACCGACACCAGCCCTCAGGGACTGGCGGTTACCCGCGAAGCGGTGGAAGCCTGTGTGCTGCTGCTGGCACCGATTACCCCACATGCCTGTCATGCTCTGTGGCGTGAGCTCGGCCATGCCGAGGCGGTTATCGATGCCGACTGGCCGCAGGTCGATGAATCGGCCCTGACACGTGACAGCGTCGAAATCGTGGTTCAGGTCAATGGCAAGCTGCGCGCACGTATCGAAGTGCCCGCCGATGCTGCCAAGGACGCCATCGAAGCCCAGGCCATGGGTGAAGAGAACGTCCAGCGCCACATCGACGGCAAGACAGTTCGCAAGGTTATTGTCGTACCGGGCAAGCTGGTCAACGTGGTGGCCAACTGA
- the leuC gene encoding 3-isopropylmalate dehydratase large subunit, producing the protein MAGQTLYDKLWQQHLVKERDDGTALIYIDRQLLHEVTSPQAFEGLRLASRKPWRLDANLATPDHNVPTTLKERAEGNSGIKDPVSLIQVQTLDDNCDAFGIEEFRINDPRQGIVHVVGPEQGATLPGMTVVCGDSHTATHGAFAALAHGIGTSEVEHVLATQCLLAQKMKNMQVRVEGQLGTGVTAKDVVLAVIGRIGTAGGTGYAIEFAGSAIQSLSMEGRMTVCNMAIEAGARVGLIAVDDTTIDYLKGRPFAPQAGDWEAAVADWRSLVSDDDAAFDKVVHLDAADIEPQVSWGTSPEMVTGIGGEVPDPAGADDDTVRGSISRALEYMGLSPRQKITDIRLDKVFIGSCTNSRIEDLREAAKVAQGRKVANTIQLAMVVPGSGLVKRQAEQEGLDRIFIEAGFEWREPGCSMCLAMNADKLGAGEHCASTSNRNFEGRQGYGGRTHLVSPAMAAAAAIAGHFVDVRSFDASSATGEA; encoded by the coding sequence ATGGCAGGCCAGACACTTTACGACAAGTTGTGGCAGCAGCATCTCGTCAAGGAACGTGATGATGGCACGGCGCTGATCTATATCGACCGTCAGTTGCTGCACGAAGTCACTTCACCTCAGGCATTCGAGGGGCTGCGTCTCGCCAGCCGCAAGCCCTGGCGTCTCGATGCCAACCTTGCAACTCCTGATCACAACGTGCCGACCACGCTCAAGGAGCGTGCCGAAGGCAACAGCGGTATCAAGGACCCGGTGTCGTTGATTCAGGTGCAGACTCTTGACGATAACTGCGATGCCTTTGGCATCGAGGAATTCCGGATCAATGATCCACGTCAGGGCATCGTGCACGTGGTCGGCCCCGAGCAGGGCGCAACACTGCCCGGCATGACGGTGGTGTGCGGTGATTCGCATACCGCTACCCACGGCGCCTTCGCTGCGCTTGCGCATGGCATCGGTACTTCTGAAGTCGAGCACGTGCTGGCGACCCAGTGCCTGTTGGCCCAGAAGATGAAGAACATGCAGGTGCGTGTCGAAGGCCAGCTCGGCACCGGCGTCACCGCCAAGGACGTGGTGTTGGCAGTGATTGGCCGAATCGGCACCGCTGGTGGTACCGGCTACGCCATCGAATTTGCCGGCAGCGCCATCCAGAGCCTGAGCATGGAAGGCCGCATGACGGTGTGCAACATGGCCATCGAGGCCGGCGCACGCGTTGGTCTGATCGCCGTGGATGACACCACCATCGATTATCTCAAGGGGCGGCCCTTTGCGCCTCAGGCGGGCGATTGGGAAGCGGCAGTTGCCGACTGGCGTAGTCTTGTATCCGACGACGACGCGGCCTTCGACAAGGTGGTACACCTTGATGCGGCGGATATCGAGCCACAGGTCAGCTGGGGCACCAGCCCGGAAATGGTGACCGGAATTGGTGGCGAAGTGCCGGACCCTGCGGGGGCCGATGACGATACCGTGCGTGGCAGCATCAGCCGTGCGCTGGAATACATGGGCTTGTCGCCGCGTCAGAAGATTACCGATATTCGCCTCGACAAGGTGTTCATCGGCTCCTGTACCAACTCGCGGATTGAAGACCTGCGCGAGGCGGCGAAGGTGGCTCAGGGTCGCAAGGTTGCCAACACCATCCAACTGGCGATGGTGGTGCCGGGCTCCGGTCTGGTGAAGCGTCAGGCCGAGCAGGAAGGGCTCGACAGGATCTTCATCGAGGCGGGTTTCGAATGGCGTGAGCCGGGCTGCTCCATGTGCCTGGCGATGAATGCCGACAAGCTGGGCGCCGGGGAGCATTGCGCCTCGACCTCCAACCGCAACTTCGAAGGGCGTCAGGGCTATGGTGGCCGTACGCACCTGGTCAGCCCGGCGATGGCCGCCGCGGCAGCGATTGCCGGTCATTTTGTCGATGTCCGCAGCTTTGACGCCAGCAGCGCAACAGGGGAGGCCTGA
- a CDS encoding LysR family transcriptional regulator: MDTQSLQAFLAVADCGSFSRAAEQLHLTQPAVSKRIAVLESQTRARLFDRIGRRVSLTEAGRVLLPRARQILVMVDDSRRALGNLDGAIGGELILATSHHIGLHRLPPILGDYVHHHPEVRLDLRFLDSEQAYQGVLDGHIEVALVTLTTDPDPQLRVVPVWVDQMLLVASPEHPLAQQQHSSPQALSEHDALMPGPLTFTHQLIEQRLAEHHLNLRVTQSTNYLETLKMMVIAGLGWSLLPERLVSADIEAGKLAALDVGGISIQRPLGYLVHRDRTLSNAAKAMLTRLDDEREAAAIEWSLSR, encoded by the coding sequence ATGGACACCCAAAGCCTACAGGCCTTTCTGGCGGTGGCCGATTGCGGCAGTTTCTCGCGAGCGGCTGAACAACTGCACCTTACGCAGCCTGCCGTCAGCAAGCGCATCGCCGTTCTCGAGAGCCAGACCCGTGCCCGACTCTTTGATCGCATCGGTCGTCGGGTAAGCCTCACCGAGGCCGGTCGCGTGCTGCTGCCGCGGGCACGGCAGATTCTGGTGATGGTCGATGACAGTCGCCGGGCACTGGGCAACCTCGACGGTGCCATCGGCGGTGAGCTGATTCTCGCCACCAGCCATCATATTGGCCTGCACCGCCTGCCACCGATTCTCGGTGACTATGTCCATCATCACCCCGAAGTGCGCCTCGACCTACGCTTCCTCGATTCCGAGCAGGCCTATCAGGGTGTCCTCGATGGCCATATCGAGGTGGCGCTGGTGACACTGACCACTGACCCCGACCCGCAGCTGCGTGTGGTGCCGGTATGGGTCGATCAGATGCTGCTGGTAGCCAGCCCCGAACACCCGCTGGCCCAGCAGCAGCACTCTTCGCCACAAGCTCTCAGTGAGCACGATGCCTTGATGCCCGGCCCACTGACCTTTACTCACCAACTGATTGAGCAGCGTCTTGCCGAACACCACTTGAATCTGCGTGTTACCCAGTCGACGAACTACCTGGAAACCCTCAAGATGATGGTTATCGCCGGACTCGGCTGGAGTCTGCTGCCGGAGCGGCTGGTCAGCGCCGACATCGAGGCCGGCAAGCTGGCCGCGCTCGATGTCGGCGGCATCTCCATTCAGCGACCGCTAGGGTACCTGGTGCATCGCGACCGTACTCTATCGAATGCTGCCAAAGCCATGCTCACCCGACTCGACGACGAACGTGAGGCCGCTGCTATCGAGTGGTCGTTATCGCGTTAA
- the leuD gene encoding 3-isopropylmalate dehydratase small subunit — protein MDKFERIQGLVAPLDRANVDTDLIIPKQFLKSIKRTGFGVNLFDELRYLDEGQPGQDVTNRPLNKDFVLNQPRYQGARVLLARRNFGCGSSREHAPWALEDFGFRVVIAPSFADIFYNNAFKNGILLITLAEEQVDRLFCEVEAAEGYCLDVDLENQRVTTPGGEVLEFEVDAFRKHCLLEGLDDIGITLQDEPAIRDFEARHRVARPWLFRGDSTSA, from the coding sequence ATGGACAAGTTCGAACGTATTCAGGGACTGGTCGCACCGTTGGATCGCGCCAATGTCGATACCGACCTGATCATTCCCAAGCAGTTTCTCAAGTCGATCAAGCGTACCGGTTTCGGCGTCAATCTTTTCGATGAACTGCGTTACCTTGATGAAGGTCAGCCCGGTCAGGATGTCACCAATCGGCCGCTGAACAAGGACTTCGTACTCAACCAGCCGCGCTACCAGGGTGCCCGGGTGTTGCTGGCACGGCGCAACTTTGGTTGCGGCAGTTCGCGGGAGCACGCCCCCTGGGCGCTGGAAGACTTCGGCTTTCGTGTGGTTATCGCGCCGAGCTTTGCCGATATCTTCTACAACAATGCCTTCAAGAACGGCATTCTGCTGATCACTCTCGCCGAGGAGCAGGTGGATCGTCTGTTCTGCGAAGTCGAGGCCGCAGAAGGCTACTGCCTCGATGTGGATCTCGAGAATCAGCGGGTCACTACGCCGGGCGGGGAAGTTCTCGAGTTCGAGGTTGATGCTTTCCGCAAGCATTGCCTGCTAGAAGGCCTCGATGATATCGGCATCACGCTGCAGGATGAGCCAGCAATTCGCGACTTCGAGGCTCGCCATCGCGTCGCGCGCCCCTGGTTGTTTCGCGGTGACTCGACTTCGGCCTGA
- the asd gene encoding aspartate-semialdehyde dehydrogenase, with protein MLKVGFVGWRGMVGSVLMQRMVEDGDFKGIEPIFFTTSQVGQPGPDIGVDVPPLKDAFDIEALKALDVVVTCQGGDYTKPVYQDLRGGGWKGYWIDAASTLRMADDATIVLDPVNRRVIDAQLAAGSKTFVGGNCTVSLMLMGLGGLFEADMVEWMTSMTYQAASGSGARHMRELLNQMGSLRDSVAGELQDPASAILDIDRKVTAAMRSGDFPTENFAAPLAGSLLPWIDTKLDNGQSREEWKGGVESNKILGRQVSPIPIDGLCVRIGAMRSHSQAFTIKLRQDVPLDEIEERIATHNDWVKVIPNDKDATVAGLTPAAATGTLSVPVGRLRKMAMGGEYLTAFSVGDQLLWGAAEPLKRMLKILREQ; from the coding sequence ATGTTGAAAGTCGGTTTTGTTGGATGGCGCGGTATGGTGGGCTCTGTGCTCATGCAGCGCATGGTGGAAGATGGCGATTTCAAGGGTATCGAGCCGATCTTCTTCACCACATCCCAGGTCGGCCAGCCAGGTCCCGACATCGGCGTGGACGTGCCTCCGCTGAAGGATGCCTTCGATATTGAGGCACTCAAGGCGCTGGATGTTGTAGTGACCTGTCAAGGTGGCGACTACACCAAGCCGGTGTATCAGGACCTGCGCGGCGGTGGCTGGAAGGGCTACTGGATCGACGCGGCCAGCACACTGCGCATGGCCGATGATGCAACCATCGTGCTGGATCCGGTCAACCGCCGTGTCATCGACGCCCAACTTGCGGCAGGAAGCAAGACCTTTGTTGGTGGCAACTGTACCGTCAGCCTGATGCTGATGGGTCTCGGTGGTCTGTTCGAGGCCGATATGGTCGAGTGGATGACTTCCATGACCTACCAGGCCGCATCCGGTTCCGGCGCACGCCATATGCGTGAGTTGCTCAACCAGATGGGTTCGCTGCGTGATAGTGTCGCCGGCGAACTGCAGGATCCAGCCAGCGCGATTCTCGACATCGATCGCAAGGTCACCGCGGCGATGCGTTCCGGCGATTTCCCGACCGAGAACTTTGCCGCGCCTCTGGCGGGCAGCCTGTTGCCGTGGATCGATACCAAACTCGATAACGGCCAGAGCCGTGAAGAGTGGAAGGGTGGCGTGGAGTCCAACAAGATCCTTGGTCGCCAGGTCAGCCCGATCCCCATCGATGGCCTCTGCGTGCGCATCGGCGCCATGCGTAGCCATAGCCAGGCATTCACCATCAAGCTGCGCCAGGATGTACCGCTCGACGAGATCGAGGAGCGCATCGCGACGCACAATGACTGGGTCAAGGTGATTCCGAATGACAAGGATGCCACCGTGGCAGGCCTGACACCGGCCGCAGCTACTGGCACTTTGAGCGTTCCGGTCGGTCGTCTGCGCAAGATGGCCATGGGCGGTGAATACCTGACAGCCTTCAGCGTGGGTGATCAGCTACTGTGGGGGGCCGCCGAGCCACTCAAGCGCATGCTGAAGATTCTGCGCGAGCAGTAA
- a CDS encoding zinc ribbon-containing protein — MNSDQEHKDQGHQASGNRDHHLREGYERMLARLREGADELTWENLQRDLDDAVQFEAELAEYTRDELALLRAWVERDLKDMRRYLAAGSGSVATWLGIDLDVLSRKVTESLLSIADRSVVEREQLEDALEASRADYTAGEIAAPGRMACVHCDSVVVLEGVQRIEPCHQCGHRYFTRA, encoded by the coding sequence ATGAACAGTGATCAGGAACACAAGGATCAAGGGCACCAGGCAAGCGGCAACCGGGACCATCATCTGCGCGAAGGCTATGAGCGGATGCTGGCACGGCTGCGTGAGGGTGCGGATGAGCTGACCTGGGAAAACCTGCAGCGCGATCTGGATGATGCCGTCCAGTTCGAGGCGGAGTTGGCCGAGTACACCCGCGATGAACTGGCGTTGCTCAGAGCCTGGGTGGAACGTGACCTCAAGGATATGCGGCGCTACCTGGCTGCGGGCAGCGGTAGCGTCGCCACCTGGCTGGGTATCGACCTCGACGTACTGTCGCGCAAGGTCACTGAGTCACTGCTGTCGATAGCGGATCGTAGCGTGGTTGAGCGCGAGCAGCTCGAGGATGCCCTGGAAGCCTCGCGTGCGGACTATACCGCTGGCGAGATCGCCGCCCCCGGGCGCATGGCCTGTGTGCATTGCGACTCAGTGGTGGTTCTCGAGGGCGTGCAACGCATCGAGCCTTGCCATCAGTGTGGGCACCGTTACTTCACTCGCGCCTGA
- the leuB gene encoding 3-isopropylmalate dehydrogenase, translating into MTRRILVLPGDGIGPEITAQAVRVLEACQKLGLDAEIEQSLVGGSAYDVHGVPLPDETLDKARNADAILLGAVGGPKWDRIEDLSKRPEKGLLGLRKELGLFGNLRPAILYPQLADASSLKPEIVSGLDIMIVRELTGGIYFGQPRGIEERDGQRVGFNTYVYSESEIERIGRVAFEMARKRNKKLCSVDKANVLEVTILWREVMDRLAAEYPDVELSHMYVDNAAMQLVRAPKQFDVVVTGNMFGDILSDAAAMLTGSIGMLPSASLNERGQGMYEPCHGSAPDIAGQNLANPLATILSVAMMLRYSLNEPQLAERIEAAVGKVLDDGLRTADIASEGKRRVSTVEMGDAVLAALS; encoded by the coding sequence ATGACTCGCAGGATTCTGGTACTGCCCGGTGATGGCATCGGGCCGGAAATCACCGCTCAGGCAGTGCGTGTGCTTGAGGCCTGTCAGAAGCTGGGGCTCGACGCCGAGATCGAGCAGAGCCTGGTAGGCGGTAGTGCCTATGATGTGCATGGCGTACCGCTGCCGGATGAAACCCTCGACAAGGCGCGTAACGCCGATGCGATTCTGCTCGGTGCCGTTGGCGGTCCCAAGTGGGATCGTATCGAGGATCTTTCGAAGCGTCCCGAGAAGGGGTTGCTGGGTCTGCGCAAGGAACTGGGACTGTTCGGTAACCTGCGTCCGGCGATTCTCTATCCGCAGCTGGCCGATGCCTCGTCGCTCAAGCCGGAAATCGTCTCCGGGCTGGATATCATGATCGTTCGTGAGCTGACCGGCGGCATCTACTTCGGTCAACCGCGTGGCATCGAAGAGCGTGATGGTCAGCGCGTTGGCTTCAACACCTATGTCTACAGCGAAAGCGAGATCGAGCGTATCGGCCGCGTGGCGTTCGAGATGGCCCGGAAGCGCAACAAGAAGCTGTGCAGCGTGGATAAGGCCAACGTACTGGAAGTGACCATCCTGTGGCGCGAGGTCATGGACCGACTGGCTGCTGAGTACCCGGATGTCGAGCTGTCGCACATGTACGTCGACAATGCCGCCATGCAGTTGGTACGAGCTCCCAAGCAGTTCGATGTGGTGGTCACCGGCAACATGTTCGGCGATATCCTGTCGGATGCTGCGGCGATGTTGACCGGTTCCATCGGTATGCTGCCATCTGCCTCGCTCAACGAGCGTGGTCAGGGTATGTATGAGCCTTGTCATGGCAGTGCTCCGGACATCGCCGGCCAGAATCTGGCGAACCCCTTGGCGACGATCCTCTCGGTGGCCATGATGCTACGCTATTCGCTCAACGAGCCACAGCTTGCCGAGCGTATCGAAGCAGCGGTAGGCAAGGTACTGGACGACGGCCTGAGAACCGCGGATATTGCATCTGAGGGTAAGCGTCGCGTCTCCACCGTGGAAATGGGAGATGCGGTGCTGGCGGCGCTTTCCTGA
- the holA gene encoding DNA polymerase III subunit delta — translation MKVFADKLPDALAKSLPTVVIVAGDEPLQHMEACDLVRRKAREAGVEERDVLDVEANFAWGRLTESAASMSLFASRKLIELRLGKSKPGQEGGKALKEYAENTAAGSDNMLLVSCGRLDAREQKSAWFKALDKAGLFVPVWPVDASRLGFWLRDRAQVHGLNLPLDAARLLGERTEGNLLAADQELQKLALMLPPGSQVAPRQVAGDVESSARYDVFTLVEACLKGERERLIRILAGLQAEGTEAPIVLWALTREIRILLSLHQHLDQGQSFEHACKAQKPPIFDKRRPLYQEAIRRLPLRRLHKLLMFAQRLDLSIKGASDLPLHQGLQDLALTLAGGRGLLAEMPSSYRVG, via the coding sequence ATGAAGGTTTTCGCCGACAAACTGCCTGACGCTCTGGCCAAATCACTGCCCACCGTGGTGATTGTTGCCGGTGACGAGCCGCTACAGCACATGGAAGCCTGTGACCTGGTACGTCGCAAGGCACGGGAGGCTGGCGTCGAGGAGCGAGACGTTCTCGATGTTGAAGCCAACTTCGCCTGGGGTCGGCTGACCGAGTCGGCCGCGAGCATGTCGTTGTTTGCCTCACGCAAGTTGATCGAACTCCGGCTCGGCAAGTCCAAACCCGGCCAGGAAGGCGGCAAGGCGCTCAAGGAGTACGCGGAGAATACCGCAGCAGGCAGTGACAATATGCTGCTGGTCAGTTGCGGTCGCCTCGATGCTCGCGAGCAGAAGAGCGCCTGGTTCAAGGCGCTCGACAAGGCTGGCCTGTTCGTCCCGGTATGGCCGGTCGATGCCTCGCGCCTCGGCTTCTGGTTACGCGACCGGGCTCAGGTTCATGGTCTCAATCTACCGCTCGACGCCGCACGCCTGCTCGGCGAGCGCACCGAGGGCAACCTGCTCGCCGCCGATCAGGAACTGCAGAAACTTGCGCTGATGCTGCCACCAGGCAGTCAGGTCGCACCTCGTCAGGTGGCGGGTGATGTCGAAAGCAGCGCGCGCTACGACGTCTTTACGCTGGTCGAAGCCTGCCTCAAGGGAGAGCGCGAACGCCTGATTCGCATTCTCGCGGGCCTCCAGGCCGAGGGCACCGAAGCCCCCATCGTACTGTGGGCGCTGACAAGGGAAATCCGCATTCTGTTGTCGCTGCATCAGCACCTCGATCAGGGCCAGAGCTTCGAGCACGCCTGCAAGGCCCAGAAACCGCCGATCTTCGACAAACGCCGCCCCTTGTACCAGGAGGCCATTCGCCGCCTTCCTCTGCGTCGCCTCCACAAGCTGTTGATGTTTGCCCAACGCCTCGACCTGTCCATCAAGGGTGCCAGCGACCTGCCGCTGCATCAGGGATTGCAGGACCTTGCCCTGACCCTGGCCGGTGGCCGCGGCCTACTGGCCGAGATGCCCTCTTCCTATCGAGTCGGTTGA
- the lptE gene encoding LPS assembly lipoprotein LptE, which produces MLQRRQFLGFTLSAGLALALAGCGFHLRGLDGDVLSLDQLAIAGPGAESPFAEQLIEQLEAHGTQVTDNAPLRLNLNPEDSFIRAGGILNSGGQDETVVLNIPYSIQRTADSAYLVSRETLETTDTYTLQDGNLLSRDDLREEAQDRARREAVRQMIDRLRALPLSGDAAAVTPTAAAPGQAEASTPLESRATE; this is translated from the coding sequence ATGCTGCAGCGCCGCCAATTCCTCGGCTTCACCCTTTCCGCGGGTCTCGCGCTGGCGTTGGCCGGCTGCGGCTTCCATCTTCGCGGCCTCGACGGTGACGTCCTGTCGCTCGACCAGCTTGCCATCGCTGGCCCGGGGGCGGAAAGTCCCTTTGCCGAGCAACTCATTGAACAACTCGAGGCTCATGGCACTCAAGTCACTGACAATGCCCCGTTGCGCCTGAACCTGAACCCCGAGGACAGTTTTATCCGCGCCGGCGGCATCCTGAACTCTGGTGGACAGGATGAAACAGTGGTACTGAATATCCCCTACTCGATCCAACGCACCGCAGACAGCGCCTATCTCGTCAGTCGCGAGACGCTTGAGACAACAGATACCTACACCCTCCAGGACGGTAACCTGTTGTCACGAGATGACCTGCGCGAAGAGGCACAGGATCGGGCCCGCCGTGAGGCCGTGCGCCAGATGATCGATCGTCTGCGTGCTCTGCCGCTGTCGGGGGATGCTGCCGCTGTTACGCCCACGGCTGCCGCCCCCGGTCAAGCTGAAGCCAGCACTCCGCTCGAGAGCCGCGCCACCGAATGA